One Prionailurus bengalensis isolate Pbe53 chromosome D3, Fcat_Pben_1.1_paternal_pri, whole genome shotgun sequence genomic region harbors:
- the ENOSF1 gene encoding mitochondrial enolase superfamily member 1 isoform X3 — protein MRKTGSKGMELPSLWEKARKLIGPEKGVVHLATAAVLNAVWDLWAKQEGKPLWKLLVDMDPRMLLSCIDFRYITDVLTEEEAYGILQKGQIGKKERERQMLMHGYPAYTTSCAWLGYSDDTLKQLCTEALQDGWTRFKVKVGADLQDDIRRCRLIRNMIGPEKTLMMDANQRWDVPEAIEWMSKLAEFKPLWIEEPTSPDDILGHATISKALVPLGIGVATGEQCHNRVIFKQLLQAKALQFLQIDSCRLGSVNENLSVLLMAKKFEIPVCPHAGGVGLCELVQHLIIFDFISVSASLKNRMCEYVDHLHEHFRYPVTIKKASYMPPKDAGYSTEMKEESVKKHQYPDGEVWKKLLAAQNN, from the exons ATTGGTCCCGAGAAAGGTGTTGTGCATCTGGCGACCGCGGCTGTTCTCAACGCTGTGTGGGACCTGTGGGCCAAGCAGGAGGGAAAG cctCTGTGGAAGTTACTTGTTGACATG GACCCCAGGATGCTGTTATCCTGCATAGATTTCAGGTACATCACAGACGTCCTGACTGAGGAGGAAGCCTATG gaatacTGCAGAAAGGTCAAATtggcaaaaaagagagag AAAGGCAAATGCTGATGCATGGCTACCCTGCCTACACGACATCGTGCGCCTGGCTGGGGTACTCGGATGACACGCTGAAGCAG CTCTGCACCGAGGCCCTGCAGGACGGCTGGACCAG GTTTAAGGTAAAAGTGGGTGCTGATCTGCAGGATGACATCCGTAGGTGCCGACTCATCAGAAACATGATTGGACCCGAGAAGACGTTG aTGATGGATGCCAACCAGCGCTGGGATGTACCTGAGGCAATAGAGTGGATGTCAAAGCTGGCTGAGTTCAAGCCACTGTGGATTGAAGAACCCACCTCCCCTGATGACATTCTGGGACATGCCACCATTTCCAAG GCATTGGTCCCACTAGGAATTGGTGTCGCCACAGGAGAGCAG TGCCACAATAGAGTCATATTTAAGCAGCTTCTCCAAGCGAAAGCCCTGCAGTTTCTCCAGATTGACAGCTGCAGGCTGGGAAGTGTCAATGAAAACCTCTCAGTGTTGCTGATGGCCAAAAAGTTTGAAA TTCCTGTTTGCCCCCATGCTGGTGGAGTTGGCCTCTGTGAATTGGTACAGCACCTGATTATATTTGACTTCATATCAGTTTCTGCAAGCCTTAAAAACAG GATGTGCGAATATGTCGACCACCTGCATGAACATTTCAGGTATCCAGTGACAATCAAGAAGGCTTCCTACATGCCTCCTAAG GATGCTGGTTATTcaacagaaatgaaggaggaatcTGTAAAGAAACACCAATATCCAGATGGTGAAGTCTGGAAGAAACTTCTTGCtgctcaaaataattaa